In Manis javanica isolate MJ-LG chromosome X, MJ_LKY, whole genome shotgun sequence, the DNA window accacttcagcattttatttaaaaaaaatataagggagaaatgtgggattcacatataaatcaagtataaaaatcaaatgaataatcatatctgacctgattgtttatagttcatgatgcgtgatcaaaaccgaaagtttctgtgatgactgcccttgcactgttcaccatgtaagaacttattcactatgtaagaacttgttcaccatgtaagaacttgttcgttatgcttcagaagattggagactgttgagaattaggcttggggttgattaatgattgattgtgcattgagtctcctatacagaattttattgttgttaacaaccatttgatcaataaatatgagagatgccctctcaaaaaaaaaatggtgggaAATGGATGAGGCACTTAGACTCCAGGCTTGTGCCCAGGGAGGCAGGCCTGTAGGCACTAGGGCAAGGAGTCCAGGCATGTGTGTGCATGGATGTCCAACTCATGCTCTGTGCAACTGTGGGCACTCGGGACCTCCACCTGCAgctctgggagggaggggaggctgtGTGGGTACTTCCTGCCTTTCAACTGAGTAATTCTCTTGCCCAGAGAAAAcgtaccccaccccagctccccactcCCGCAATACCCAATCCCTTCTCTAAGACGCCATGTGTCCATGAGGCAGGGGGATGGAAAGCCTGTAAACTGGCCAGACCCCAgcaggccctgggcctgggcttCCTGTAGCTGGTCTCAGTACCACTGTTCTGAGTCTTCCCACAAGGGCTCACCCACCTCTGAACCTGCACCTGTGTCAGGAACCCATGCCCCTCATCAGCCAATTCCCACACACTTGGACCTCTACCCTCCTTTTGAGCCTTGACGGGTCCCCAAAAGTCCCTCACCCATTCAGGAGAGCCAGACTCAGGGCTGAAGCCCACAGGAACCTCCTGCCATACTAGCCTCAGACCCTACTTTCAAATGCTCTCCTCTGTCCTTTTCTGAGTCCAGAAATACTCTTGTGATGCCCCATCAGCCACTGCTTTAAAACCTCAATTAGCCCCGACTTTTGGGAAGCCTGTTTTGCATTTAAGGCCCTACTGCTTGTTTTAGTCTCAGCTCCATTGTTCTCCTTCAAAGAATCCAGATGCCCGTTATCCAGCCACACTTTCAAGACCCTGCTGCAGGACCAGGCCACATCTGCGGGATCTTGCTAAACCCGTCGACGAGCGGAGTGTACACTTGGTCCTGAGGGGTGATGCAGGGCTGAGGTAGTCAGATCTGGGGCGTGGAGGATGGACCAGGGGGAGATGAGAGGGACAGGGAGGCTGTTACAGCCAACCACGTCAgcgagaggagaggagagcatgAAGAGGACAGTGGGGTCCCACGTGAAGATGCGGTGCCATCCCTCCTGTTTTTCTACAAGTCAGCTTTCCAGAAGTGTAACGACGGGGGAGTCAGGAGTCAAGGTTGAGCAACTCTGTGACTAGGTTCATCCTCTGGCGAGACGTCCCCGGAGCGCACCCCCAGCCACTAGGCGAGGTGACCAGAGGGACCTGCTTTCCCACCCTCAGCCTTCTAGCCTCGGCTGGGCTCGCGACCCAGACGCGGCCCCTCCCAAAGGCGGGGGGAAGCGCTGGGCCCAGGACTAACAGGGCCGGCGGCTTCCCCAatgccccgccccccgcccccgcccaggAAACCCAACCGCTTGGGGGTGGCTGAGCGTCAACGGGCCCGCCGGAACGCAGGGCACGGAGGGTAGATGGCCGACCCCCATGGGCtggacagggaaggaaggagggcacCACCAGACGCCGTGGGAGCCTCTGCGAGCTCTCACCGACCAGCGCCGGATGCGGCCGAAAGCGCGTGTGCGCCCTCGCCGGACCAATCAGAGCCTGGGAACGAAGCCCGCTGCGGCTTGCGTAGTAAAGGGACTGACGCCAGGAGTGGGCAGGGCGAGGCAAGGCGAGGCTTTTACAGCGAGCCCGCAACAGCCTCACTCAAACCTGAGAACGGGCAGGCGCACGCCTACACACTTTCGCCCCACCCTACGGCTTCAGGTTTCCCGGCTGCCTGCTTGTCACGTGGCAGGCGCCAGCAAACGAGAGAACCGAGCTCCAGTACCCGGAGGCGAATTATTCAGCCTACTGGGAAAGCAGCGTGCGGTCTCCAGTAGCCGGCGCTTAAGGTACAGTGACAGCTCAGGAGTGCTGAGCTCCGCTGGGAGGTGGGCGGCCCAGGCAGAGCTCGCTCAGGGACTGGAAGCAGCAAGTGGCGGCGCAGCCAGAGGAAAGGGAAGCGTCAGGGAGGCCAAGAATAGGAGCAAATTTTAGGGTTGGAGTGAAGCCATGAAAAACGGAATGCCTGTATTCTGCATGAAATGACATGCATTTGTCAAAGCCCAAAAAACCTACAACACAAAGGAAATGTAAGCCCTAGACAATAGTTAATAGTAATGTATAAATACTGACTTATCGACTGTAACAAATGCAACATTTAATGCACAATGTTAATGATGGGGGGGAAACTGATGGGGAAGGGGTACATGGGAACTCTGCTCAGTTTTGTaaatccaaaactactaaaaataaagtctattatttTCAATTAAGGCTTATGTTAGGGAGTAGATTCAAAGGGTATTATGGTGGTTGAACACACAGGACTTGCTGTCCTTTCAGATGGGAGGGGAGTACAGTTACCAGGGCTTGAGCAACTGAGTAGCTAGTTGGGCCATTACCCATATAGGAGGACATCAGTAGATAAGCCCAATAAGCGTTTGGACTTAACACATCTGGAGCCCAGCAAGACAGTGGCGGAGCAGAGCTCAGCGGTCAGAGCATCTACCTCCATGGCAGGGATGGTTCCCAGAACTCCAGGGTCTCCCTCCCCTGGGCCCAAAGATCCTGAAAGCCATCAGACATAGAAGCCTCCCCTCCAAAGTCCTAACAAAACTCTTCCCTTCGACTTGGCCTCGGCAGGACACACTGTGCCCAAAGGCTGTGAGGTCCACATCCACAGGGACACAGAGGGGCTGAAGAGGTCCACATGCTCCCCATCTCCCTGaatgtgcacacgcacacatgcaaACTCCCCAAGGCCACTGGGTGAAGTTTATTGTTAAAACTTCCTGGGTGAGGACAGGACAGGCAggccagggtggggagaggaacACACAGGCTCTAGGAGGCCGAGTCAGAGGCCTCTGAGCTGTCCTTGATGTCAGTGCTCTCAGTGGTCTCGCTGACCTCGCTGACGTCCTTGCTGTCACCACCACTGTCCTCAGCAGCCAGGCCCTTCTCCTCACGACAGGCCTCTCCCGAGCTTGGAAGTGAGTTGCCCTTGCTCTCTGCCTTGTTCTCAGTGGAGCCCAGCACCATGTGCCTGCCCTTTTCCTTCAGCTCCAAGTGCCGCCTTAGCTGCCCCCAGGAACCCAGGGAGAagtgggaggaagaagagagggccTAAGCCTGCAGACCAGGTAGGCCCTCTCCCACCACCCAAGCTAGGGGAAAGGGGAGCGGGCACAATGAGAGGCAGAAGAGCCAGGGCAGGGATCACAGGAGTGAGTCAGGAGACTGGGGTTcggtcctggctctgccctctctgggcctcagtttcttctcctgTAAAGCGAGGATGCTCCTGCCTCCCTCACAGTGGCTGCTGCAAAGCCATTTGGACAGCACTGCCCACTGAGGAGCCCTGGACAGGGCCTTGACGTACTCCTCAGCCCAGTTCTGTCTTACCCCTGAGCCTCGGGGCAGGCCATGGctctccctgggccccagctcTCAGCGTATCCAGGGGCCTCCTCTCTCACCTTTCACATCATGCCTGGGTGGTACAGGCTTCTTCCTCAGAGAACGGACTCCTGGGGTGATGGCTTCCTTTAAAGCCCTGTCAAGGCCCAGCTCCCCAGCTGACAGTTGAGGACACTGAGATGAAGAGGGCCATGGCTCCTGGTCCCTCTTGCCTTGGGCCATCACGGGCCTCCTACTGTCTTGGTCCCTCCAGCAGGGCCTCCCCTAcctgctttgcttttcttcttctgtgaGGGCTGCAGCCCATGGCCCCACTGGACTCTTACCTCATCAGCCATCTGGGTGAGATCCCGCTTCATTGCATATGCATCTTCCCCATCTGCATAGTATTTGGGCTCCACTTCACTGATCCTGGGGGGCACGgagtggagaggaggagggaccAAAATCAGAGGGCAAACCGTCATGTTAGCGAGGCAGGGTGTCATTCCCCACCAGAGGACCCTTTCGGAGACATCAAGCCCCATTTTCCAATGTGTCCTTCCCTCTGCTCTCTCCAGCAGTAAGCAGAAAGTGTGCCACCTGGGTCTTGCCACCATCTGGCACCTCTAACCTGGCTACCAAGGTGCTGTCTATGCTTTCTTGTGAGCTGACAGCCTGAACTTAGCCATCCCTTctccccctgcctgccctgctccctgGCACTTACTGAGCGTACATGGCCGGTCCCTATGCCTAGCAGGAGAGGATGGGTGCTGTGGCCTCTGCTGCTGGCAGTCATTGCCAGACAGCATGGCCCTTGGCCTGAGCAGCTCGGGGGCCATGCGTGCATTGGGAGGTGTATGGGCAGACTTCGGGCCATGCCACTGGGAGGGGAACTAGACTTGATGGCCTAGGAAGGCCTTGCCAGTCCTAAGACCCTGGACTTGTTGACCACCAGCATCTGGGTCAAAGATCCCTCCTCGAAAGCCCAGCCCAGAAGCCATGGCCTTTCTTAAACAGTCCCTCCTCATCACCCACCAAACTAAAGCTGAGTGCTGTCCCAGTGGGCTCTCCACCCCAGCCTCACTTTCCAGCAGCTTCTGCTACCATATACTAGGTGCATCACTTCCCTACCAGGCCTTCTCTGCCCTGTGTGGGGCACACAAGACTCCCACTTCTTTGGGCAAACCTGCCTTCATCCACTAGGACACCCAGGGCACCAGATCCCTCCACTGCTTTTGCCAACGGCCTTTCTTGTGTGAACATGCTTAGGGTTCTGTAGCACCACATTCTCCTTTCTTCTACTCCCGCTCAGATGCTTCTGTGTGCCCGGTCAGGTTGAGTCCTGCTCCCCAGCTTGTGCTCCTATCTGGGCCCTTACCTCTACTCCTGGACCTTCACTGAAAGGCCTGTGTGCTCCTTGCCATGCTGCCCTTTACCTAGCTCCAGCCGGCATCCAGTGATTGCCCCCCACCCAGCAGGACACGTCACCCATCCTCCTGAGGAGACTACAGCAGACAGGCGCTGTCACCACtgagagggaaggaggcagccTGGCAATGTGTGGGGTCCACAGCTTGCTCCCCATCTCAGATGACTCCAGCTCTTTCCTCTAGCTGCCCCTGCCCTTCTACCTGGAAGGCAGCTAAGGCCTCTCAGCCACCTCAATGTGCCAGACCTGAGACCACCCCACTCCATTAGAAAAATTTCAATCTACTTACTGAAAGTTGAGGGTGTTGGAATAGAGGTGCAGGGCGGCCCGGTTACTGCAGGGGAACAAGGCGCTGCTGAGCTGCACAGACTTGGCCAAGCAGGGATAGCATATCCAGATCCTGCCCCTCTTCCTAGGCCCCCCTCACCACTAATCCCACTTCCAGGATCCTCTCCAAAGCCAGGGCACCTCAGGACCCATATCAACACATATCTCTGTCTCCCCCCACCCTTCCCTCAGCCCTGGCTTCCACCTCTTCCTGACATGCAGAGAGACGTATTTGGCATTGAAGTTCTCTATCATGGCTCGGGAGGCCTGGTCCATCAGCTTCTGAGCCAGTCCAAGGCGCCGGTGGGAACGCTTCACAGCctggtgggagaaagggggatCTCAAGGGCTGCCCCAACTGGCCCCCACCAGAGCCTGGGTGGGCCCTACGCACCAGTGAGGTGATATGTCCATGGGGCACGTCATCCGGATCCTCTTCCCTAGagcaataagaaaggagagaggctAGAAAGAGCCTGGTACAGAtgcagccacacacacacaggtgtgtgAGCACAGTAGGAACACAAATTCCTCTGGTGGCCCCAAAGTCCCCCAAGACCTAGCTAGGGTAGAGCTGGGACTCTCAAAACCCCACGTGTAGTATCAACAGAATACAATAGAATACTGATACTCGGTGCTAAAATGCAACAAACcatcaagccacaaaaagacatgaaGGAGACTTCAAAGCATATGAAGAAgcgaaagaagccagtctgaaaaggctccaTACCTTATGATTCCAAAcaggacattctggaaaaggcaaaactatggacaccttaaatagatcagtggttgccacagggtgggagagaagagggatgaaagagcacagaggatttttggagcagtgaaactactctgtaaaGTACTGTAATAGTGGATTCATGTtattaaacatttctccaaaCCCGCAGAAGGTACAACATCAATAATGAAACAGTGTGAACTATGGACTTTATAACCAGGTATCAATACTGATTCATCAGTTATAACAACGGGACGACAGAGATGTTAATAATAAGAGGGAACtaggggggagaggggaggggttaTATGGGATTCTGTATTTTCCACTTAACTCTTCTATAAACCTGAAGGCGAAAAAATGGTCtattaattaatttgaaaaaagacaaagaaagccaCCAACCCAGGCAGCACCCACCAGATGCGGGTCGTGTGAGTCCCCCCCGTCAAAGTCCCCCCCAGCTCTGGCATCCAGCTTCTGTCTCCCTCCTTGGCGACTCACATTTTGGCCAGGACATACCCCACAATCTTCCCATTCTCATCCTCTGCGATGTAAGAGAGCTGGGTGACACAGAGGAGAAAGAACTCAGAATACAGCTTCCTGTCAGAGCTGGAGGAGCCCAGGGCAGACATCTGGTCCCACCCACCGCTTGCCTCTTGCTGTGTGCATGACAGAAGCAGGTCAAGTGGGGGGTTAATGACAGCTCCTGACCTCTCTAGGCTAAGGGGTTTGGTTTCCCCCCACCACACTCTGCCCCATGTCCTTAGCCCGGAAGAGGACAGACACAGGTGGGAATCCTGCCTTTTTCTCAGCCCTGTTTAGGCATCTCCTTTCCATTCACTcctgcccatccccaccccattCAGCCGAAAACACGGGGTAGTCACTCACCCATATGCGCCTCCCCACCAACCCTGGGGCTCTTTACCACCTTGTCCCTTCCTCCCAAGCCAAGCCAGGTTGGATTTTCTCCCGCCTGGTTTTCCCCATGCCCCAGTGCCACAGCTGCGCACCTGGGGCCAGGACAGGCCGTGGTAGAAGTAGTATTTCATCTGGTAGTTCTCGGGGAGGCACAGGAGGTTGCAGTGCTGCATGTTCATTAGGTCCTCTGGCTGCAGAGGTGGAGGGCAGTGGAATGCGGCCAGGCGGGGACTGGGCTGACTGAGTAGGCCTCAGTCATGTTGGAATCCCACTCCCTGTCTACTTAGGGGCACCCTCCCACCCCGCACGGCTGTGACTATCTGTCTTTGCACAGGACTGGCCCACAGCTGCTGTGCAGGACTTGTCTGTTTTAGGAATGAACATGAGCGCCAGTCAGGAGGCTTCCGGACACCACCCGAAAGAGCCCCGACACCCCGCACAGAAGGGATTTCCAGCCCCGCAGCACGCCCCGAGCACCCCCGGCCGTCTCTTCAGGTAGCTCCAGCCCCACGGAGACAGTGCCCTTCGCTTCTTTGTGCACGGCGGTGGCAGGCGCGCGGGGCTGCCGGGCCGGGGCGCACGCGGCCACCTGGCCCTGCACCCACGCGGCGCGGACAGCCTCCCGTCCCGGCTCCTCACCCTTGCATTGCGGATGTTCATAACGACGGCGGGGCTTGCGGCTCCCAGCGGGTCGTGAACGCGCAGTCAGCTCCGCCGCGCTCCGAGGCGACGCTGGGGTGacctggccagggctggggctgcgACTGAGactggagctgggctgggctggggctgggactgAGCCCGGCCCGGGCtcgcgggggcggcggcggcggaagGGGCGGTGCGCGCCCCGCCGAGACACCGAGCGGAAGTGCACGGTGCCAGGCCTGCCTTCTCAGCTGCTCGGCCAATCCTCAAGGCAGGTCAGTGCTGGGGTGGGGCCTGTCCGCGGAGCGGGCCAATGGCCGGGCGAACGTCAGCGCGGGGCTAACCCGAAGGAGAACATCCCCCTCCTCCCGCGACACAGAAGCGCGTACAGCGGCACTGGAGCGGCATCAACTTTATTTCGCGCCTTGGCGAGCGGGGACAGCGGGCGGGGACCGGGTGCCGGGTGCCGGGGCCAGGCGGCTCAGCAGGGCGTCCAGCATCTCCTCGCACATGGCAAGGCACCGCGGCACATGGAAGCAGCCTGTGGGGAAAGGCGGGACagcaggttgggagggagggccAAGGGGGCAGCCTAGTGCCCCGCACCCCTGCGGCCCTGACCTGTCTCCCACTCACCTTTGAAAGGACCCCCCTTGATAGTGAGGGCGACCTTACCCTCTCGGTTCAGGTAGCCAAACCATTCCCCGTACTCGGGATCACGAAACTGAAATAACGAGACAGTGACAGCCAGCGCCTGCAGGAGCCGCCCAGAAGCCACAAGGTGCTCACCGTCCCCACTGCACCATTACCCGCGGTCACAGCCTGGGGTGACACCAGGTAATGTGGTTCCATAATCTGTGCTCTTAAACCCAATGCCACGTCCTGGACAAACTGGGAAGAGAGGggctttcccttttcctcttctgcagggggtgggggtctgTAGCTACGTAACGCACTGCTAGAAGTGGCGTCAGGCTGCCAGTTGCAGCAAGAACCCTGCTTGGGGATGATAGAAACTTAATCTGCATTGCTGCTGGTGGGTACACAGATGGGCAAATTGTCCTATCTCAGTGAACACTTAACAAGGATACACTTAAGTGTACATAAATTGTACTTCAATAAAACTggttcaaagaaataaagaatcctgATGGAGTGCTGACCTGGCGTGCAACTGTGCAACAAGCGACTCCCTTGGATTGTAGACATCCAGCACTGAGATTTGACTCCTGCCCTGCTGGCAGGGTGTTCTAAACACGGCTCCTCCTCCCTCAAAGCAACCTGaagcctgcccctgcccagcagcTTTGTTGACCAATTCTGcaatccttccttctctcctgcccGCATCACATCCCAATGGGCACCTGTCCCATGCAGGTTTGTCAGTT includes these proteins:
- the NAA10 gene encoding N-alpha-acetyltransferase 10, with product MNIRNARPEDLMNMQHCNLLCLPENYQMKYYFYHGLSWPQLSYIAEDENGKIVGYVLAKMEEDPDDVPHGHITSLAVKRSHRRLGLAQKLMDQASRAMIENFNAKYVSLHVRKSNRAALHLYSNTLNFQISEVEPKYYADGEDAYAMKRDLTQMADELRRHLELKEKGRHMVLGSTENKAESKGNSLPSSGEACREEKGLAAEDSGGDSKDVSEVSETTESTDIKDSSEASDSAS